A single genomic interval of Vulpes vulpes isolate BD-2025 chromosome 3, VulVul3, whole genome shotgun sequence harbors:
- the LOC112916477 gene encoding signal recognition particle 14 kDa protein-like encodes MVLLESKQFLTELTRLFQKCRLSGSVFITLKKYDGQTKPIPRKGSVEGFEPSDNSLLRATVGKKKISTVVSSKEVNKFQMAYSNLLRANMDEEEGQKEQE; translated from the coding sequence ATGGTGCTGCTGGAGAGCAAGCAGTTCCTGACGGAGCTGACCAGACTCTTCCAGAAGTGCCGGTTGTCGGGCAGCGTGTTCATCACCCTGAAGAAGTATGATGGTCAAACTAAACCCATTCCAAGGAAAGGTTCTGTAGAGGGCTTTGAGCCCTCAGACAACAGTCTGTTAAGAGCTACTGTTGGGAAAAAGAAGATCAGCACTGTGGTGAGCTCCAAAGAAGTAAACAAGTTTCAGATGGCTTACTCAAACCTACTGAGAGCTAACATGGATGAAGAAGAGGGACAAAAAGAGCAAGAGTAA